The following coding sequences lie in one Lolium perenne isolate Kyuss_39 chromosome 2, Kyuss_2.0, whole genome shotgun sequence genomic window:
- the LOC127328642 gene encoding endogenous alpha-amylase/subtilisin inhibitor-like: MDPTQLVYDADGKELRSDFGYYIFPANPSNGGGLTYVPSGLRCLNFVAQESGKTLLGIPVSIKPRNASADPSIRQSSDVFIEFIEFNTFCAKRNDWHITSRQPRPSSGQHQYLAAGNEDGIKSFGLFRIEKHGANTAGYKLVACVDKTPCRDLGLFAYKDKTWLTISDNPFMVVFKNAY, encoded by the coding sequence ATGGATCCCACCCAACTTGTATACGACGCTGACGGTAAGGAGCTAAGGAGTGATTTCGGCTACTACATCTTCCCGGCGAATCCTAGCAACGGAGGTGGGCTCACATACGTCCCCAGTGGCTTACGATGCCTGAACTTCGTGGCCCAAGAGAGCGGTAAGACTCTCCTCGGCATCCCGGTATCCATCAAACCACGCAACGCTTCCGCCGATCCTTCCATCCGCCAATCCAGCGACGTGTTCATCGAGTTCATCGAATTCAATACTTTCTGCGCCAAAAGGAACGACTGGCACATCACCAGTAGGCAGCCCCGGCCATCGTCGGGGCAGCATCAGTATCTCGCTGCTGGAAACGAAGACGGCATCAAGTCCTTTGGTTTGTTCCGGATCGAGAAGCACGGTGCAAACACGGCGGGATACAAGCTAGTAGCATGCGTTGATAAAACGCCGTGCCGAGATTTAGGCTTGTTTGCTTACAAGGATAAGACATGGCTCACTATCAGCGACAATCCTTTCATGGTCGTGTTTAAGAACGCATATTAG